A section of the Paenibacillus odorifer genome encodes:
- a CDS encoding LytTR family DNA-binding domain-containing protein translates to MEIIFEEDIEMDRGTTKVTTHPAEKEHWANIEVAIQTSEKRIMVINAKNDRNVSIVSSSIAVIEPEGRMCSVRVITGEMFLLNTRLKFVEEVLNSPQFIKINNQTIINTSYIKEFSATDNARIKVILTNGSCYFVSRYYIKNFRRNYHG, encoded by the coding sequence TTGGAAATCATTTTTGAAGAGGACATAGAAATGGACCGGGGTACTACGAAAGTAACAACCCACCCGGCTGAAAAGGAACATTGGGCAAATATCGAAGTAGCCATTCAAACATCGGAGAAACGGATCATGGTCATCAACGCCAAAAATGATCGCAATGTCTCGATTGTATCCAGCTCAATCGCGGTCATAGAGCCGGAAGGCCGTATGTGCAGTGTACGTGTAATTACGGGAGAAATGTTTCTTCTTAATACACGATTGAAATTTGTTGAAGAAGTTCTGAATTCACCTCAGTTTATAAAAATTAATAATCAGACCATAATCAACACCAGCTACATAAAAGAGTTCTCAGCAACGGATAATGCGAGAATAAAAGTGATTCTGACGAATGGTTCTTGTTATTTTGTCAGCCGCTATTATATTAAAAATTTCAGGAGGAACTATCATGGTTAA
- a CDS encoding metallophosphoesterase, with product MEIQTRVHTIFLLVGATECGKSTFAKEVLIPQLKLEDASKGLRTNVQYLSSDSIRQEILGYDYDKYDQVMLEASSHTFQLLFERLKLVTSFPINAEFVVMDTIGLSEDYRSKVREIAGQNNYNLEVILFDYRKREDYYASERSKKLISNHLNRLRKEVLPVLSREGYNKIHKVRAKDFILEGEGIPNPDYRVIIQDWDTYASTVLLQAQEYIVVGDVHECVEELQGLLRNYGYREHEGKLSATDKLSNTRVILAGDWIDKGKKTRETIEFLFDNREHFLFVMGNHENFVYKYVKGEIQGTDPELLRTYFDSTQVLKEDTALFSKFSDLVEQSQPFYRYIGMQGPSFYVTHAPCRNKYIGKLDTNSLRHQRNFRLDREVSFEEQLDFLKQEAVSNHPFHLFGHIAAKQTFRIKNKLHLDTGSAQGNELTSVRMSFKPFYKSQKSHVTTVHEELPILFREKQTVSLLELDYESVRRLQYSSQNRVNFISGTMSPADKDVAAGELESLRKGLDYFAERRISEVVLQPKYMGSRCSLYLYRNLEQCYAISRNGYKVQAVDLTPIYEQLLHKFGTYMAEQGIRVLLLDGELLPWKALGDGLIERQFRPIGKALETELDFLRQYGFEESLGKLIQDFEVSGFEQDQHHMSKETLNNNYGSHVYQTFKHVRDIRESYVDLDQRDEAYRVYKQQLELYAGDAELAYKPFAILKEVLENGAERLPDGKTSELYSFLNDDEFLVLDLKEPDAYIRAEEYFAKITVEKHMEGIVIKPEQEQQGVVPYMKVRNPGYLSIIYGYDYKFPHKYAKLMKQKNIAPKLRTSLIEHRLGRQMLEVKLDEISSDNEDYKQIAANLLFEVTKEKEIDPRL from the coding sequence GTGGAAATTCAAACACGTGTACATACCATATTTCTGCTTGTAGGAGCAACGGAATGTGGGAAATCGACCTTTGCTAAAGAAGTTCTGATCCCGCAGTTAAAACTAGAGGATGCTTCTAAAGGGTTACGTACGAATGTGCAGTACTTATCCTCGGATAGTATCCGTCAGGAGATATTGGGCTATGACTATGATAAGTATGATCAGGTTATGCTGGAGGCGAGTTCGCATACCTTTCAATTATTGTTTGAGAGATTGAAGTTAGTCACTTCTTTTCCGATTAATGCGGAGTTTGTGGTGATGGATACCATTGGGCTATCCGAAGATTATCGTAGTAAAGTCCGTGAGATCGCCGGGCAAAATAATTACAATCTGGAGGTTATTCTGTTTGATTACCGCAAACGGGAGGATTACTACGCCTCAGAGCGCTCGAAGAAGCTGATCTCCAATCATTTAAACCGGCTCAGAAAAGAAGTCTTGCCTGTTCTGTCACGGGAAGGTTACAACAAGATTCATAAAGTGCGTGCTAAAGATTTTATTCTCGAGGGTGAAGGGATACCTAATCCGGACTACCGGGTGATTATACAGGATTGGGATACTTACGCATCTACGGTACTTCTACAAGCACAAGAGTATATTGTGGTTGGGGATGTTCATGAGTGCGTCGAAGAGCTTCAGGGACTATTACGTAATTACGGCTACCGGGAGCACGAAGGTAAGTTAAGTGCAACAGATAAGCTCAGTAACACACGAGTCATTCTTGCTGGTGACTGGATTGATAAGGGTAAAAAGACGCGGGAGACGATTGAGTTCTTATTTGATAACCGCGAGCATTTCCTATTTGTTATGGGCAATCACGAGAACTTTGTATACAAGTACGTAAAGGGGGAGATTCAAGGAACCGATCCGGAACTGCTAAGAACGTACTTTGATTCCACCCAAGTGCTTAAGGAGGATACCGCGCTTTTTAGTAAATTTTCGGATTTAGTGGAGCAATCCCAGCCCTTTTACCGCTATATCGGTATGCAAGGTCCTTCTTTTTATGTTACCCATGCTCCTTGCCGTAATAAGTACATTGGTAAGCTGGATACGAATTCACTACGCCATCAGCGTAACTTTCGGCTGGATCGTGAGGTTTCCTTTGAGGAACAGCTTGATTTCCTAAAGCAAGAGGCTGTGAGTAATCACCCCTTTCATCTCTTCGGACATATTGCAGCCAAGCAGACTTTTCGGATCAAAAACAAACTCCACCTTGACACAGGGAGTGCGCAGGGTAATGAACTAACTTCTGTTCGCATGTCGTTTAAACCTTTCTATAAAAGTCAAAAATCGCATGTGACTACGGTGCACGAAGAGCTACCTATCCTGTTCCGGGAAAAGCAAACCGTATCCTTGCTGGAGCTTGATTACGAGTCTGTGCGCAGACTGCAGTATTCCTCGCAGAACCGGGTCAACTTCATCTCCGGGACGATGTCACCTGCGGATAAGGATGTGGCTGCCGGTGAGCTTGAGTCTCTGCGAAAAGGGTTGGATTATTTTGCCGAACGTCGTATTTCAGAAGTCGTTCTGCAGCCTAAATATATGGGATCACGCTGTAGTTTGTACCTTTATCGGAACTTAGAGCAGTGTTATGCAATTAGCCGGAACGGCTATAAGGTTCAGGCGGTCGATCTGACGCCTATCTACGAACAGCTGCTTCATAAATTCGGAACCTATATGGCTGAGCAGGGGATCCGTGTGCTTTTACTGGATGGCGAGTTGCTGCCTTGGAAAGCGCTTGGGGATGGGTTAATTGAGCGTCAGTTCCGGCCAATTGGCAAAGCGCTGGAGACAGAGCTGGATTTCTTAAGACAATATGGATTTGAGGAGTCACTGGGTAAACTGATACAGGATTTTGAAGTAAGCGGGTTTGAACAAGACCAGCACCATATGTCGAAAGAGACGCTTAACAATAACTATGGGTCTCATGTTTACCAGACTTTTAAGCATGTCCGTGACATAAGAGAATCGTATGTAGATCTTGACCAGCGTGACGAAGCCTACCGAGTATACAAGCAGCAACTGGAGCTGTATGCGGGTGATGCGGAATTAGCATACAAACCTTTTGCAATCCTGAAGGAAGTGCTGGAGAATGGCGCTGAACGGTTACCTGACGGCAAAACCTCCGAACTATACAGTTTTTTAAATGATGATGAATTTCTGGTTCTGGACTTGAAAGAGCCTGATGCTTACATCAGAGCAGAGGAGTATTTCGCAAAGATAACGGTAGAGAAACATATGGAGGGAATTGTAATCAAACCGGAGCAAGAACAGCAGGGGGTAGTCCCATACATGAAGGTCCGCAATCCGGGCTACCTGTCGATCATCTACGGGTACGACTACAAGTTTCCACATAAGTATGCCAAGCTGATGAAGCAGAAGAATATCGCTCCTAAGCTTCGTACGTCCTTAATCGAACACCGACTGGGCAGACAAATGCTAGAAGTGAAGCTGGATGAGATCTCGTCTGACAACGAGGACTACAAGCAAATTGCAGCAAACTTGTTATTCGAGGTAACGAAAGAGAAAGAGATCGACCCGAGGTTGTAG
- a CDS encoding GH36-type glycosyl hydrolase domain-containing protein, which yields MQYGCFDEKNKEYLITKPNTPAPWANYLGSPEYGAIISGNAGGYSFVKSGANGRHIRYHFNSKDEPGRYIYVRDLENGDYWSGSWQPVGKDLEQYKSVCHHGTGYTNLVSDYDNIHTESLYYVPLNKTYEVWRMKVRNDDSKARKLALFGFVELTNNNNYEQDTVNLQYTLFISRTYYKNNMILQVINENTPEEQTWRFFGAAGAEVTAYDGDRDTFLGDYRSYGNPASVENGQCSNSLNYNTNSCGALQINVDLQPGEEKEIAFLLGQYDEKGASEILSHYKDLSVVDKELEELKAFWHSKLNRFQVQTPSDNLNNMINTWNAYQCFITFIWSRAASFQYSGLRNGLGYRDTVQDIQGIIHLDHEMALERLRLMISAQVSNGGGLPLVKFDHNPGHEGTPDDPEYVRETGHPHYRADDALWLFPTVIKYLNESGNWDFTDEIIPYSDKGEGTVYEHLRQALQFSLDRMGAHGMPVGLHADWNDCLRLGAKGESLFVAFQLYMAFKVFMEIAQNKNKPEDIQWAQGLLDELDDNIQKHAWENDQFVRGFTEDNYTIGSWENDEAKIWLNPQSWAVLSGAARPDQAKLSMDKVYENLRTDYGTMLFYPPFREYGLPVALMALFNASTKENGGIFSQPQGWLILAETMIGNGGRAFEYFLNCSPASMNDKAEIRKLEPYVHGQFVESKDSPYQGRAHVHWLTGTASTVMVSLVEGIMGVQPQFDGLRLNPCVPSDWTDFSMVREFRGKKLNIQVENKKGVQKGVTHIVINGEEIQGNLIPVAKMAPENNVLVIMG from the coding sequence ATGCAATATGGTTGTTTTGATGAAAAAAACAAGGAATACCTCATTACCAAGCCGAATACGCCTGCCCCTTGGGCGAATTACCTCGGCTCGCCGGAATATGGCGCGATCATCTCAGGTAACGCAGGCGGTTATAGCTTTGTAAAATCTGGCGCAAATGGGCGGCATATCCGTTACCACTTCAACTCTAAGGACGAGCCCGGACGCTATATTTACGTGAGAGATTTGGAGAACGGGGATTATTGGTCCGGCTCCTGGCAGCCTGTGGGTAAAGATCTGGAGCAATATAAGTCCGTATGCCATCATGGAACCGGATACACGAACCTCGTCTCGGATTACGATAACATCCATACAGAATCATTATATTATGTGCCACTGAACAAAACCTACGAGGTGTGGCGCATGAAGGTGCGCAATGATGACTCCAAAGCACGCAAGCTGGCTCTCTTCGGATTTGTTGAATTAACCAACAATAACAACTACGAGCAGGATACCGTCAACCTTCAGTACACTTTGTTTATTTCACGGACCTACTATAAAAATAATATGATCCTTCAAGTCATCAATGAAAACACCCCCGAAGAACAGACCTGGAGATTCTTCGGCGCTGCAGGTGCAGAAGTTACCGCTTATGACGGTGACCGGGATACGTTCCTAGGCGATTACCGCAGTTATGGCAATCCAGCCTCTGTGGAGAACGGCCAATGCTCCAATTCATTAAACTACAATACTAACTCCTGCGGTGCCCTGCAGATTAACGTAGATTTGCAGCCGGGAGAAGAGAAAGAAATCGCATTTCTACTGGGACAGTATGATGAGAAAGGCGCTTCCGAGATTCTCAGCCATTATAAAGACTTGTCCGTGGTAGATAAAGAACTCGAAGAGTTAAAAGCATTCTGGCACAGCAAGCTTAACCGCTTCCAGGTCCAGACACCAAGCGATAACCTGAACAACATGATCAACACTTGGAATGCATATCAATGCTTTATCACTTTCATCTGGTCACGAGCAGCCTCTTTCCAATACTCCGGTCTTCGTAATGGACTGGGCTATCGGGATACGGTGCAGGATATTCAAGGCATCATTCATCTGGATCATGAGATGGCCCTTGAACGTCTTAGACTGATGATATCCGCCCAGGTTTCCAACGGCGGTGGACTTCCGTTGGTGAAATTTGACCACAATCCTGGGCATGAGGGCACACCGGATGATCCGGAATATGTACGGGAAACTGGTCATCCCCATTATCGGGCCGATGACGCTTTATGGCTGTTCCCAACCGTCATTAAATACTTGAATGAAAGTGGCAACTGGGATTTTACAGATGAAATAATCCCTTATTCGGATAAAGGTGAGGGCACTGTGTACGAGCATTTGCGCCAGGCGCTTCAGTTCAGTCTGGATCGTATGGGCGCACACGGCATGCCGGTTGGGCTTCATGCCGACTGGAACGATTGTCTACGGCTTGGAGCGAAGGGCGAGTCGTTGTTCGTCGCATTCCAGCTGTATATGGCATTCAAGGTGTTCATGGAAATTGCACAAAATAAGAACAAGCCTGAAGACATTCAATGGGCGCAGGGCCTGCTTGATGAGCTGGACGATAACATTCAAAAGCACGCTTGGGAGAACGATCAATTCGTCCGCGGATTTACAGAAGACAACTATACCATCGGCTCCTGGGAGAATGATGAGGCCAAAATTTGGCTTAATCCGCAAAGCTGGGCCGTATTAAGCGGTGCAGCCCGCCCGGATCAGGCGAAGCTCTCCATGGACAAAGTGTATGAGAATCTGCGGACCGATTACGGCACTATGTTATTCTACCCACCGTTCCGTGAATACGGTTTGCCAGTAGCGTTGATGGCTCTTTTCAACGCCTCAACTAAGGAAAACGGCGGCATCTTCAGCCAGCCGCAGGGATGGCTCATTCTGGCGGAAACCATGATTGGCAACGGTGGGCGCGCGTTCGAATACTTCCTGAATTGCAGTCCGGCCAGCATGAACGATAAGGCCGAAATCCGCAAACTCGAGCCTTATGTACATGGCCAGTTTGTCGAGTCCAAGGACAGCCCATATCAAGGCCGGGCCCATGTCCACTGGCTGACCGGCACCGCTTCAACCGTAATGGTCTCCTTGGTGGAAGGTATTATGGGGGTTCAACCGCAATTTGATGGCCTTCGCCTCAACCCGTGTGTTCCTTCCGACTGGACAGACTTTTCCATGGTCCGGGAATTCCGTGGGAAGAAGCTGAACATCCAGGTGGAGAACAAGAAAGGTGTACAAAAAGGGGTTACCCATATCGTTATTAACGGTGAAGAAATTCAAGGCAACCTGATCCCCGTCGCCAAAATGGCGCCAGAAAACAACGTGCTCGTTATTATGGGTTAA